The Rhizobium sp. BT03 genome has a window encoding:
- a CDS encoding NADH-quinone oxidoreductase subunit N: MTAAALFQSALASLPEIVVITGACILLILGQFLRKGQTYFLVWASVAVVLIAAVATLMLAGEVRPAYTGMFIADRFAVFFKCVFYIATILTFLLSRKYAEIEGIGSSEYYVLLLFSLSGMMIMVSATDLLSIYVGLELMVLCTYVLTGFLRRDRRSNEAALKYVILGAVSTGIFLYGVSLVYGLTGTTQLDGMAAAVTGDPRDPGLLLAVVFIVAGLVFKVGAVPFHMWVPDVYEGAPTTITAFMSVGPKAAGFAVILRVFLNPLVATSNVWIIVAVIAVVTMALGSFVALVQDNFKRLLAYSSIAHAGFALFGVVAGGADGIASVMIYLLIYSLMNLGIFGIVILMRNGDFSGEVIEDYAGLAKLHPGLALLMLLYLFSLAGIPPTAGFFAKFYVLVALVDRGFVMLAVIAVLLSAVAAYFYIRIVMVIYMREPERTFDPALTPLVRATLAFTAAGTIGIGLFPAWFLRLAQHSVLAADRLNLQ; the protein is encoded by the coding sequence ATGACCGCCGCCGCACTTTTCCAGTCGGCTCTCGCCAGCCTGCCCGAGATCGTGGTGATCACCGGAGCCTGCATCCTGCTGATCCTGGGACAGTTTTTGCGCAAGGGGCAGACGTATTTCCTTGTCTGGGCTTCCGTCGCGGTCGTGCTGATTGCCGCCGTGGCGACACTCATGCTGGCGGGAGAGGTGCGGCCGGCCTATACGGGCATGTTCATCGCCGACCGCTTCGCGGTCTTCTTCAAGTGCGTGTTCTACATAGCCACCATTCTGACATTCCTGCTTTCGCGGAAATATGCCGAAATCGAAGGGATCGGGAGCAGCGAATACTATGTGCTGCTGCTTTTTTCCCTTTCGGGAATGATGATCATGGTCTCGGCGACCGATCTCCTGTCGATCTACGTGGGCCTCGAGCTGATGGTGCTTTGCACCTACGTGCTGACCGGTTTTCTCAGGCGCGATCGGCGATCGAACGAAGCGGCGCTGAAATACGTCATCCTTGGGGCGGTCTCGACCGGCATTTTCCTCTACGGCGTTTCGCTGGTCTACGGGCTCACCGGCACGACGCAATTGGACGGTATGGCTGCGGCCGTGACCGGCGATCCGCGCGATCCCGGCTTGCTGCTGGCGGTGGTCTTCATCGTCGCGGGGCTGGTCTTCAAGGTCGGCGCGGTGCCGTTCCACATGTGGGTGCCTGATGTCTATGAAGGCGCGCCGACGACGATCACCGCCTTCATGTCGGTGGGGCCCAAGGCGGCGGGGTTCGCGGTGATCCTGCGGGTGTTCCTCAACCCTCTGGTCGCAACCTCCAACGTCTGGATCATCGTCGCGGTCATTGCCGTGGTGACGATGGCGCTAGGGAGTTTCGTTGCGCTGGTGCAGGATAATTTCAAGCGCCTGCTGGCCTATTCCAGCATCGCCCATGCCGGGTTCGCTCTTTTCGGCGTGGTGGCCGGGGGCGCAGACGGGATCGCCAGCGTGATGATCTATCTGCTGATCTACTCGCTGATGAATCTCGGCATTTTCGGCATCGTCATCCTGATGCGGAACGGCGATTTTTCCGGCGAGGTTATCGAAGACTATGCGGGTCTCGCCAAGTTGCATCCGGGGCTGGCACTTCTGATGCTGCTCTATCTGTTCTCGCTGGCCGGCATTCCGCCAACCGCCGGATTCTTCGCCAAGTTCTACGTGCTGGTCGCGCTCGTCGATCGAGGATTCGTCATGCTGGCGGTGATCGCAGTGCTGCTGAGTGCGGTTGCCGCCTACTTTTATATCCGCATCGTCATGGTGATCTACATGCGCGAGCCGGAAAGGACGTTCGACCCGGCGCTGACGCCCCTGGTGCGCGCGACGCTCGCCTTCACTGCTGCCGGCACCATCGGCATCGGCCTGTTTCCCGCGTGGTTTCTAAGACTTGCCCAGCATTCCGTGTTGGCGGCCGACCGATTGAATTTGCAATGA
- a CDS encoding NADH-quinone oxidoreductase subunit A gives MAAMEFLPVLFMIVGVVLVTGATLFVSSLLRPSNPYPEKNMPYECGMDATGEAAAGRFRVPFFILAILLVVFDVETMFLFPWAVVLKEIGLVGFVEMFIFIVLLLVGFAYAWLKGALEWEA, from the coding sequence ATGGCTGCAATGGAATTCTTGCCGGTTCTTTTTATGATCGTCGGAGTCGTTCTGGTGACGGGGGCGACGCTTTTTGTCTCCTCGCTGCTGCGTCCGTCCAATCCCTATCCCGAAAAGAACATGCCCTATGAGTGCGGCATGGACGCCACAGGCGAGGCCGCCGCGGGGCGCTTCAGAGTGCCGTTCTTTATCCTTGCGATCCTGCTGGTCGTCTTCGATGTCGAGACGATGTTCCTCTTTCCCTGGGCCGTCGTCCTGAAAGAGATCGGGCTGGTCGGCTTTGTCGAGATGTTCATCTTCATCGTGCTGCTTCTCGTGGGCTTCGCCTACGCCTGGCTGAAGGGAGCGCTGGAATGGGAGGCGTAA
- a CDS encoding NADH-quinone oxidoreductase subunit B family protein: MGGVNNAIRDSVLFTTAESVINWSRSSALWPETFGIACCAIEMISAGCARYDLDRFGVVFRPSPRQSDVMIIAGTITRKFAPVVRRLYDQMPEPRWVIAMGTCAISGGVYNTYAVVQGAETFVPVDVHVPGCPPRPEALMHGFLLLQEKIKRSRALAGTPLDRVAAS, translated from the coding sequence ATGGGAGGCGTAAACAACGCGATTCGCGACAGCGTGCTGTTCACCACGGCCGAGAGCGTTATCAACTGGAGCCGAAGCTCGGCGCTGTGGCCCGAAACTTTCGGAATTGCCTGCTGCGCCATCGAAATGATCTCGGCCGGCTGCGCCCGCTATGATCTCGACCGGTTCGGCGTGGTGTTCCGGCCATCGCCCCGCCAGTCCGATGTGATGATCATCGCCGGCACAATAACGCGGAAGTTCGCGCCCGTGGTGCGCCGCCTCTATGACCAGATGCCGGAGCCCCGCTGGGTCATCGCCATGGGCACCTGCGCTATCTCGGGCGGGGTCTACAATACCTATGCGGTGGTGCAGGGAGCGGAAACCTTCGTGCCGGTGGACGTGCATGTGCCCGGCTGCCCGCCGCGGCCCGAGGCGCTGATGCACGGCTTCCTCCTGCTTCAAGAAAAGATCAAGAGGTCCCGGGCGCTGGCCGGGACGCCTCTGGATCGGGTTGCAGCGTCATGA
- a CDS encoding NADH-quinone oxidoreductase subunit C, whose amino-acid sequence MSAEPSLYRALIMERFGEAIEDLGAAHGIHAFAVPPQKIVAFCRFLKEHPALQFNFLSDICGVDHYPETPRYEAVYHLYSLPNKWRLRIKCRLGDPPQVPSVTGVWRTANWHEREAWDMYGIRFDGHPDLRRIYMWEGFEGFPQRKDFPLRGYKDQLNPFGAEGPPPTRPDLATRDIPGGRSTLES is encoded by the coding sequence ATGAGTGCGGAGCCGTCTCTCTATCGCGCTCTGATCATGGAGCGTTTCGGGGAAGCAATCGAGGACCTCGGCGCCGCGCACGGCATTCACGCCTTTGCTGTTCCGCCTCAGAAGATCGTCGCGTTCTGCCGGTTTCTGAAGGAGCATCCGGCGCTGCAGTTCAATTTCCTCTCGGATATCTGCGGCGTAGATCATTACCCCGAAACGCCGCGCTACGAGGCGGTCTACCACCTCTATTCGCTGCCGAACAAATGGCGGCTCCGTATCAAGTGCCGGCTTGGCGATCCCCCGCAGGTTCCCTCGGTCACGGGAGTCTGGCGCACCGCGAACTGGCATGAGCGCGAGGCCTGGGACATGTATGGCATCCGGTTCGACGGGCATCCCGATCTGCGCCGGATCTACATGTGGGAAGGATTCGAGGGCTTTCCCCAGCGCAAGGATTTCCCGCTGCGGGGCTACAAGGATCAGTTGAATCCCTTCGGTGCCGAAGGTCCGCCGCCTACACGGCCCGATCTTGCCACCAGAGATATCCCGGGAGGCCGTTCAACGCTGGAAAGTTGA
- the nuoD gene encoding NADH dehydrogenase (quinone) subunit D, which produces MTEVTELGRPDGEALNTKEVLLNLGPQHPSTHGVLRLVLELDGEYVKRVDPHIGYLHRGTEKLAESFTYTQIFPLTDRLDYLCPPSNNLAFALAVEKLLGIEAPIRAQYIRVLMAELARISGHVLITGALPMDLGAMTALLYAMREREMIMDLLEMISGARMHTSFCRVGGVREDLPDGFLPKIREFCDIFPNRIRDYERLLENNRVFLKRTQGIGVISAEDAIDLGLSGPNLRASGVDWDIRRDEPYEIYDRLDFNVITRNEGDCYARWQCRVEEMRESIRIIEQCLDQMPEGPFQIDMPTIAFPLDKHRVHCSMEALIQHFDLSAYGFDVPKGEVYSAIEAPKGELGFYIISDGSPKPFRMKVRAPSFVNLQGLFGVTNARYLADMIAVLGSLDPVMAEVDK; this is translated from the coding sequence ATGACCGAAGTCACCGAACTCGGCAGGCCAGACGGCGAAGCGCTCAATACCAAGGAAGTGCTTCTCAACCTGGGCCCACAGCACCCCAGTACGCATGGGGTTCTGCGGCTCGTTCTCGAGCTGGACGGCGAGTATGTCAAGCGCGTGGACCCGCATATCGGCTACCTGCACCGCGGCACCGAAAAGCTGGCGGAGAGCTTCACCTATACCCAGATTTTCCCGCTGACGGACCGGCTCGACTATCTCTGTCCGCCGTCGAACAACCTGGCCTTCGCGCTGGCGGTGGAGAAACTCCTCGGCATAGAAGCGCCGATCCGCGCGCAATATATCCGCGTGCTGATGGCCGAGCTGGCGCGGATCTCCGGCCATGTCCTGATCACCGGCGCGCTGCCGATGGACCTCGGCGCCATGACCGCCCTGCTCTACGCCATGCGGGAGCGCGAAATGATCATGGACCTGCTGGAGATGATCAGCGGGGCGAGGATGCACACGTCCTTCTGCCGGGTCGGCGGTGTGCGCGAGGATCTGCCCGACGGGTTCCTCCCCAAGATCCGGGAGTTCTGCGACATCTTCCCCAACCGGATCCGCGACTACGAGCGATTGCTCGAAAACAACCGGGTGTTCCTGAAGCGCACACAGGGGATCGGCGTGATCTCCGCCGAAGACGCCATCGATCTCGGACTGAGCGGCCCGAACCTGCGCGCCTCGGGCGTCGACTGGGACATTCGCCGCGACGAGCCCTATGAGATTTACGACCGGCTCGACTTCAACGTCATCACCCGCAACGAGGGCGACTGCTATGCGCGCTGGCAATGCCGCGTCGAGGAGATGCGCGAGAGCATCCGGATCATCGAGCAATGCCTCGACCAGATGCCCGAAGGGCCGTTCCAGATCGACATGCCGACGATCGCCTTTCCGCTGGACAAGCATCGGGTGCATTGCTCGATGGAGGCGCTGATCCAGCATTTCGACCTCTCAGCCTATGGCTTCGACGTGCCGAAGGGCGAGGTCTATTCGGCTATCGAGGCGCCAAAGGGCGAGCTCGGCTTCTACATCATCAGCGACGGGTCGCCAAAACCGTTCCGCATGAAGGTGCGGGCACCCTCGTTCGTCAACCTTCAGGGGCTGTTCGGGGTCACCAATGCCCGCTATCTGGCGGATATGATCGCCGTGCTCGGCAGCCTCGACCCGGTGATGGCCGAGGTGGACAAGTAG
- the nuoE gene encoding NADH-quinone oxidoreductase subunit NuoE: protein MTMREKIEEAVARYPDQRSAIMPALLIAQREHGYLPGPVLEEVADILRVERIWVYELATFYTLFHTEPIGTFHLQLCDNVSCMLCGAETLLQHLETTLGISKGETTPDRLFTLSTVECLGACEMAPVMQVGDDYHGALDIARIDALVVGLRTEAGQATGVDLAAAPPGE, encoded by the coding sequence ATGACCATGCGCGAAAAGATCGAAGAGGCCGTAGCGCGCTATCCCGACCAGCGCTCGGCGATCATGCCGGCACTTCTGATCGCGCAGAGGGAGCATGGGTATCTGCCCGGTCCGGTGCTGGAAGAGGTCGCCGACATCCTCCGGGTCGAACGGATCTGGGTTTACGAGCTGGCGACCTTCTACACGCTCTTCCATACCGAGCCGATCGGTACATTCCACCTGCAGCTCTGTGACAATGTTTCCTGCATGCTGTGCGGAGCCGAGACCCTGCTGCAGCATCTGGAAACGACGCTGGGGATCAGCAAGGGCGAGACCACGCCGGACAGGCTGTTCACGCTTTCGACCGTGGAGTGCCTCGGTGCCTGCGAGATGGCTCCGGTGATGCAGGTCGGCGACGATTACCACGGCGCCCTTGATATCGCGCGTATCGACGCGCTTGTGGTCGGGTTGCGGACTGAGGCGGGGCAAGCGACCGGTGTCGATCTCGCCGCCGCACCGCCCGGAGAGTAG
- the nuoF gene encoding NADH-quinone oxidoreductase subunit NuoF encodes MFEPVLLKNIDVPGGHLLSAYEAGGGYRALAKVLREYTPDEVVELVKRSNLRGRGGAGFLTGMKWSFVPKQSGKPKYLCCNADEGEPGTFKDRILMERDPHQLIEGLAVSAYAIGAKTAYVYIRGEYVTAIRRLEQAIAEAHAKNYLGSRILGSDFNFTVHIHCGAGAYICGEETAMLESLEGKRAQPRLKPPFPAVAGLYASPTVINNVETLACVPHIVVRGPDWFRDIGPEKSPGPKLYCVSGQVRKPGLYELPMGIPLHELVDHAGGPPPGRKIKAVIPGGVSAPVIPEHGLDVGMDFDSLAAAGSMLGSAGVIVIDNSTCMVKVATRIIEFFHHESCGKCTPCREGLNWVVKVLRRIEAGEGAAGDLEQLDMLCKGIFGNTFCALGDGAAMGLRAALKHFREEFVAHIEERRCPFH; translated from the coding sequence ATGTTCGAGCCGGTTCTTCTCAAGAATATCGACGTGCCGGGCGGTCATTTGCTGTCGGCCTACGAAGCCGGCGGAGGCTACCGGGCGCTGGCCAAGGTGCTGCGCGAATACACGCCCGACGAGGTCGTCGAGCTTGTCAAACGGTCCAATCTGCGCGGTCGAGGCGGCGCCGGATTCCTGACGGGCATGAAATGGAGTTTCGTGCCGAAGCAGTCGGGCAAGCCGAAATATCTCTGCTGCAACGCCGATGAGGGCGAGCCGGGCACCTTCAAGGACCGTATCCTCATGGAGCGCGATCCGCACCAGCTCATCGAGGGGCTGGCGGTAAGCGCTTACGCGATCGGAGCCAAAACCGCCTATGTTTACATCCGCGGAGAATATGTGACAGCGATCCGTCGCCTTGAGCAGGCGATCGCCGAGGCTCACGCCAAGAATTATCTGGGATCGCGCATTCTAGGCTCGGATTTCAATTTCACCGTCCACATCCACTGCGGCGCCGGCGCCTATATCTGTGGCGAGGAGACCGCGATGCTCGAGTCGCTCGAGGGCAAGCGGGCGCAGCCGCGATTGAAGCCGCCCTTTCCGGCCGTGGCCGGGCTCTACGCCAGCCCCACGGTGATCAACAATGTCGAGACGCTCGCCTGCGTGCCGCATATCGTTGTGCGGGGGCCGGACTGGTTTCGCGACATCGGCCCGGAGAAGAGCCCCGGCCCGAAGCTCTACTGCGTCAGCGGGCAGGTGCGCAAACCCGGCCTCTACGAGCTGCCGATGGGCATACCGCTGCACGAACTGGTCGATCACGCCGGCGGCCCCCCACCGGGGCGCAAGATCAAAGCGGTGATCCCCGGCGGTGTATCGGCACCGGTCATACCGGAGCATGGGCTGGACGTGGGTATGGATTTCGACTCGCTGGCTGCCGCCGGCTCGATGCTCGGTTCGGCGGGCGTTATCGTGATCGACAACTCCACCTGCATGGTCAAGGTCGCCACCCGGATCATCGAGTTCTTCCACCATGAGTCCTGCGGCAAGTGCACGCCCTGCCGGGAAGGATTGAACTGGGTCGTGAAGGTCTTGCGCCGGATCGAGGCCGGGGAAGGTGCTGCCGGCGATCTGGAGCAGCTGGACATGCTCTGCAAAGGCATTTTCGGCAATACGTTTTGTGCTTTGGGCGATGGCGCCGCGATGGGATTGCGGGCAGCCCTCAAGCATTTCCGCGAAGAGTTCGTCGCCCATATCGAGGAACGAAGGTGCCCGTTTCACTGA
- the nuoG gene encoding NADH-quinone oxidoreductase subunit NuoG — MVSVTIDGQMLEVEPGSTVLQAAQRLSIDIPTFCYMKRLPALASCRMCLVEIEGLRRLQPSCATTVTDGMVVRTNTPQIEETRSSMLDMLLANHPLDCPICDKGGECELQDMVMAYGPRKSEFHDPKRVFHSQDIRLSPVIIMNVNRCIQCQRCVRMCEEVVGAVALGTVEKGMDTAVTGFEGSLASCDQCGNCVEVCPVGALMSFPYRYKARPWDLTETDTVCPHCGTGCQLTVGTRKGEFMRVRSKWDEGVNRETLCVRGRFGLDFVTSQDRIKRPMIRRDGALVPVSWDEAGDYLRRRLSAVEGKAAGGLASPRLPNEVLYQFQKLLRTVFRTNNIDCSSRWSAPFDALGPLLGGFYSRAPLGEVIGNDCILIVGGNVTEENPVTEYLLRDAARRRQAGLLMLSARPSRLDADARVVVRALPGAEAASIAAVVAALVTAAGQALPGNALATIEATMERSAADAGSDGPGRLASALKQAGSVTVLVSVDLLRSPDAPVTLQQINNLLQLLRLLGKGPAMQFLFDRANQMGAWDMGVLPAALPGLRPVADDAARATFARNWGAEIPSEPGAGLDAMLELCVGGRMGALYIAGTDPLISTPDRAFVQRALGAADLLIVQDAFLTDTAGLAEVVLPAGGYGEEPGTFTNNEGRIQKVRKFRELVFEARGNLAIFDFVAALRNHVLQPSTQGEIFDEIARLVPLYQGLTEDGLGADGAFTKAVPTPPTGVFLAPPPVPPAADRLMLITGDCLFHNGYLSERSDILNTVANDPYVAMSARDAAQLGLSDGDQVIVRSAQGELTAQLKVDGRFPKGLVFVPENYRALRLNSLMRRGEYPCPVEVRKVHATLEADRTDRIWRGV, encoded by the coding sequence ATGGTTAGCGTTACGATCGATGGGCAAATGCTGGAAGTCGAGCCCGGTTCGACGGTGCTGCAGGCTGCCCAGCGTTTGAGTATCGATATCCCGACCTTCTGCTATATGAAGCGCCTGCCGGCGCTGGCCTCCTGCCGCATGTGCCTGGTCGAGATCGAGGGGCTGCGCCGGTTGCAGCCGTCCTGCGCCACCACGGTCACCGACGGTATGGTGGTGCGGACGAACACGCCTCAGATCGAGGAAACGCGCTCTTCCATGCTCGACATGCTGCTCGCCAACCACCCCCTCGACTGCCCGATCTGCGACAAGGGCGGCGAATGCGAGCTTCAGGACATGGTGATGGCCTACGGCCCCCGCAAAAGCGAGTTCCACGACCCCAAGCGTGTCTTCCACTCGCAGGACATCCGTCTCAGCCCCGTCATCATCATGAACGTCAACCGCTGCATCCAATGCCAGCGCTGTGTGCGGATGTGCGAGGAGGTGGTCGGCGCGGTGGCGCTGGGCACCGTCGAAAAAGGCATGGATACCGCCGTCACCGGCTTCGAGGGCAGTCTCGCAAGTTGCGACCAGTGCGGCAACTGCGTCGAGGTCTGCCCGGTCGGCGCGCTGATGAGCTTCCCCTACCGCTACAAGGCACGCCCCTGGGATCTCACCGAGACCGACACGGTCTGCCCGCATTGCGGCACCGGTTGCCAGCTGACGGTGGGCACGCGCAAGGGTGAGTTCATGCGGGTGCGCTCGAAGTGGGACGAGGGTGTGAACCGCGAAACGCTCTGCGTACGGGGCCGCTTCGGTCTCGATTTCGTCACCAGCCAGGACCGGATCAAGCGGCCGATGATCCGCCGTGACGGCGCCCTGGTGCCGGTTTCCTGGGACGAAGCGGGCGACTATCTGCGTCGGCGGCTATCGGCCGTCGAGGGCAAGGCAGCCGGCGGGCTGGCCTCGCCGCGACTGCCCAACGAGGTGCTCTATCAGTTCCAGAAGCTGTTGCGGACGGTGTTCCGGACCAACAACATCGACTGCTCTTCTCGCTGGTCCGCACCCTTCGATGCGCTCGGCCCCCTGCTCGGAGGGTTCTACAGCCGCGCACCGCTGGGTGAGGTGATCGGCAACGACTGCATACTCATCGTCGGCGGAAACGTGACCGAGGAGAACCCGGTCACCGAATACCTGTTGCGGGATGCCGCGCGGCGGCGGCAGGCCGGATTGCTCATGCTCTCGGCGCGGCCATCCCGTCTGGATGCCGATGCCCGGGTGGTGGTTCGCGCATTGCCGGGCGCAGAAGCGGCGAGTATTGCGGCGGTGGTCGCCGCACTCGTGACAGCGGCGGGTCAGGCCTTGCCTGGCAACGCTCTTGCGACCATCGAAGCGACAATGGAGAGGTCGGCGGCGGATGCCGGCAGTGATGGGCCGGGTCGTCTGGCGAGCGCGCTCAAGCAAGCCGGCAGCGTCACCGTGCTTGTCAGCGTCGATCTCCTGAGATCACCCGACGCGCCCGTGACGCTGCAGCAGATCAACAACCTGCTCCAGCTTCTCCGCCTGCTCGGCAAAGGCCCGGCGATGCAGTTCCTCTTCGACCGTGCCAACCAGATGGGCGCCTGGGACATGGGGGTTCTGCCAGCGGCTCTACCGGGGCTGCGGCCGGTCGCCGATGATGCCGCGCGCGCAACTTTTGCGCGGAACTGGGGCGCCGAAATCCCGTCCGAACCGGGCGCGGGTCTCGATGCCATGCTGGAACTCTGCGTCGGCGGGCGGATGGGTGCGCTCTACATTGCCGGAACCGACCCCCTGATCAGCACTCCCGACCGGGCGTTCGTACAGCGGGCGCTTGGCGCCGCCGATCTCCTGATCGTCCAGGACGCCTTTCTTACGGACACGGCCGGGCTGGCCGAGGTCGTCCTGCCCGCGGGGGGTTACGGCGAAGAGCCCGGCACGTTCACCAACAACGAGGGCCGGATCCAGAAGGTGCGCAAATTCCGTGAGCTCGTTTTCGAGGCGCGAGGCAATCTGGCGATCTTCGACTTCGTCGCAGCGCTGCGCAACCATGTGCTGCAGCCTTCGACGCAAGGCGAAATCTTCGATGAGATTGCCCGCCTGGTTCCGCTCTATCAGGGATTGACTGAGGACGGGCTTGGCGCCGACGGCGCATTCACCAAGGCCGTGCCAACACCACCGACCGGCGTGTTCCTTGCACCGCCGCCCGTCCCGCCAGCCGCCGACCGGCTCATGCTGATCACCGGCGACTGCCTGTTCCACAACGGATATCTTTCCGAACGGTCGGACATCTTGAACACGGTCGCCAACGATCCCTATGTCGCGATGAGCGCTCGGGATGCCGCACAGCTTGGCCTTTCGGATGGCGATCAGGTCATTGTGCGCTCCGCCCAGGGCGAGTTGACGGCGCAGCTCAAGGTCGACGGGCGGTTTCCCAAGGGCCTCGTCTTCGTTCCGGAAAACTATCGAGCCTTGCGTCTCAACAGCCTGATGCGGCGGGGCGAATACCCATGCCCGGTGGAGGTCCGGAAGGTGCATGCCACTCTTGAGGCCGACCGCACGGACCGGATCTGGCGTGGGGTCTGA
- a CDS encoding CBS domain-containing protein, whose translation MFVGDIMKNKGVGVITVAPDQTMVEVLRLFRSNNIGFVVVSQSNDEYLGTLSERDCCNAVAEYGAEAAMMRAADVMNRSVATCSTRDLLPVAMGIMTNRRTRHVLVMDGGDVAGVVSIGDVVKHRLEEAQRTEQDLQDYICGTRYH comes from the coding sequence ATGTTTGTCGGCGATATAATGAAAAACAAAGGTGTCGGTGTCATCACGGTCGCTCCCGATCAGACGATGGTGGAAGTTCTGAGGTTGTTTCGCAGCAACAATATCGGCTTCGTCGTTGTCAGCCAGTCGAACGACGAATACCTGGGAACGCTGTCGGAACGGGATTGCTGCAATGCGGTGGCGGAATACGGGGCCGAGGCAGCGATGATGCGGGCCGCTGATGTCATGAACCGCAGTGTGGCGACCTGTTCGACCCGGGATTTGCTACCCGTCGCGATGGGGATCATGACCAATCGACGGACGCGTCATGTGCTGGTCATGGACGGAGGCGACGTTGCCGGCGTGGTCAGTATCGGCGACGTGGTTAAACACAGGCTCGAGGAAGCGCAGCGCACAGAGCAGGATCTGCAGGATTACATCTGCGGGACCAGGTATCACTGA
- a CDS encoding NADH-quinone oxidoreductase subunit I, with product MSRAQDKVGAWIGWAFFADLANGLALTFGYMFSKPVTMQYPDKEKWLPYSRYRGHHFLTRDDEGEIKCVACELCARICPCDCIEVVPYEDEKGNRHPAKFEIDTARCLFCGLCEDACPADAIALGQQYEFSSFSSSDLVIGRDDLLAKPGKAATGGGVVAARLNTKKDVLVETKEMQGYNWWRNIRRT from the coding sequence ATGTCGCGCGCGCAGGACAAAGTTGGAGCATGGATTGGCTGGGCGTTCTTCGCCGATCTGGCGAACGGCTTGGCTCTGACCTTCGGCTACATGTTCTCCAAGCCGGTCACCATGCAGTATCCGGACAAGGAAAAGTGGCTGCCCTATTCCCGTTATCGCGGGCATCACTTCCTGACGCGTGATGACGAGGGTGAGATCAAATGCGTGGCCTGCGAACTCTGCGCGCGGATCTGTCCCTGCGACTGCATTGAAGTCGTCCCCTACGAGGACGAGAAGGGCAACCGGCACCCGGCCAAGTTCGAGATCGACACGGCCCGCTGCCTGTTCTGCGGCCTGTGCGAGGACGCTTGCCCGGCGGATGCGATCGCGCTTGGCCAGCAGTACGAATTTTCGAGTTTTTCCTCGAGTGACCTGGTGATCGGACGAGACGATCTGCTCGCCAAGCCCGGGAAGGCGGCGACCGGCGGCGGCGTCGTTGCCGCGCGCCTGAATACGAAGAAGGACGTGCTCGTCGAAACGAAAGAGATGCAGGGCTACAACTGGTGGCGGAATATCCGCAGAACGTGA
- the nuoH gene encoding NADH-quinone oxidoreductase subunit NuoH: MELIVTLGLIVFKVAVLIAILLLLPLPLTWLERKIAGHIQQRMGPMRVGWHGLLQPVADGIKLLTKEDHIPAEADRFLFKLAPILALAPPFVVFVAIPFGETVSVLGAETTLYASNMNVALLFVFAVIGIEVYGVIFGGWAANSKYAVLGSLRTCAQMISYEIPMGFAVIGVIMLAQSMSLLDIVRAQADVWNVVYQPVGFFVFFVAGLAEAQRIPFDLAEAEGDLGAGFHTEYSGIRFAFFMVSEYAIVLLVSVLVVILFFGGWNGFLIPLPPLLWFLLKVAFFVYVFIWFRFTFPRYRYDQLMAIGWKVLLPLSMANIIITGVLLGAMAAP; the protein is encoded by the coding sequence ATGGAGCTTATCGTTACTCTTGGTCTGATCGTCTTCAAGGTCGCGGTGCTGATCGCGATCCTGCTGCTGTTGCCCTTGCCGCTCACCTGGCTGGAGCGCAAGATCGCCGGGCATATCCAGCAGCGGATGGGGCCGATGCGCGTGGGGTGGCATGGGCTGCTGCAGCCGGTGGCGGACGGGATCAAACTCCTGACCAAAGAGGACCACATCCCGGCCGAGGCCGACCGCTTCCTGTTCAAACTGGCGCCAATCCTGGCGCTTGCCCCGCCCTTTGTGGTGTTCGTCGCAATCCCTTTCGGCGAAACCGTCTCGGTGCTGGGCGCCGAGACCACCCTCTATGCGTCGAACATGAATGTGGCGCTCCTTTTCGTCTTCGCGGTGATCGGGATCGAAGTCTACGGCGTCATCTTCGGCGGCTGGGCCGCCAACAGCAAATACGCGGTCCTCGGCAGCCTGAGGACCTGCGCGCAGATGATCAGCTATGAGATCCCGATGGGGTTCGCGGTCATCGGCGTGATCATGCTGGCGCAATCCATGAGCTTGCTCGATATCGTGCGGGCGCAAGCCGATGTCTGGAACGTCGTCTACCAGCCGGTCGGCTTCTTCGTGTTCTTCGTCGCCGGACTGGCCGAAGCGCAGCGCATTCCCTTCGACCTGGCGGAAGCGGAAGGCGATCTGGGGGCCGGCTTCCATACCGAATACAGCGGTATCCGCTTCGCTTTCTTCATGGTCAGCGAATATGCCATCGTACTGCTTGTGTCGGTCCTGGTGGTGATCCTGTTCTTCGGCGGTTGGAACGGATTTCTGATTCCCTTGCCACCGCTCCTGTGGTTCCTGCTCAAGGTCGCGTTCTTTGTCTATGTGTTTATCTGGTTCCGCTTCACTTTCCCCCGCTACCGCTACGACCAACTGATGGCGATCGGATGGAAAGTCTTGCTTCCTCTGTCGATGGCGAACATAATTATAACAGGTGTACTTTTAGGGGCCATGGCGGCTCCGTAG